The following coding sequences lie in one Candidatus Rokuibacteriota bacterium genomic window:
- a CDS encoding tetratricopeptide repeat protein, which produces MATLFGATLAVGLVSAPASAQQAEAEVFVAQAILAYEEKRYEDALAALGQALELDPNNVDALYYTGLVRVALGRFDQAVEALERARTRDPKDQTVLFQLGVVYFSLEKYEQAQLLLEQVFTVNPRLDGLGYYVGFMRYRKKDYQGALRAFRAGATTDPNIQQLTRFYSGLALGILGLPERAAAEIEEALRLQPASPLTGPAERLREAVVAAREKERRFRAEVRVGGFFDDNVSVNPEPSADALVQVLRQQKHESPGWLASLRLDYAFLRIGSVEATATYSFFTTYNNDLPSFNIVDHLGGLGVTYRSTVGALPYQLALQYAYDFLTLDDDEFVQRHTVAPVAALVENLNNLTALQLRYQNKQFANDTNIPREDKRDGNNWMAGLTHIFRFEGDKHLLKLGYQWDFDDTEGPSRRGKNFSYLGHRVLAGLQYTLPWAGLRFKYDFDIHLRDYRNTNTLLPVASPNTKERFDTESTHMVGLTLPLPYDLTLAAEYQRIVSRSNLAVFSFDRNVVSLSLIWSY; this is translated from the coding sequence ATGGCGACGTTGTTCGGCGCGACCCTGGCTGTCGGCCTGGTGAGCGCGCCGGCGTCGGCCCAGCAGGCGGAGGCAGAGGTCTTCGTCGCCCAGGCAATCCTCGCCTACGAGGAAAAGCGTTACGAGGATGCGCTAGCCGCGCTGGGCCAGGCCCTGGAGCTGGACCCGAACAACGTGGACGCCCTCTACTACACGGGCCTCGTGCGCGTGGCTCTCGGGCGCTTCGACCAGGCTGTCGAAGCCCTCGAGCGCGCGCGGACCCGTGACCCGAAGGATCAGACCGTCCTCTTCCAGCTCGGGGTGGTTTACTTCAGCCTGGAGAAGTACGAGCAGGCCCAGCTCCTTCTGGAGCAGGTCTTTACCGTCAATCCAAGGTTGGATGGCCTCGGGTACTATGTGGGGTTCATGCGCTACCGGAAGAAGGATTATCAGGGGGCCCTCCGGGCTTTCCGCGCAGGAGCGACGACTGATCCCAACATCCAGCAGCTCACCCGGTTCTATTCAGGCCTGGCGCTCGGGATCTTGGGACTCCCTGAGCGAGCCGCCGCCGAGATCGAGGAGGCCCTCCGGCTTCAGCCCGCCTCGCCGCTCACCGGTCCCGCCGAACGCCTGCGGGAGGCCGTTGTCGCAGCCCGGGAAAAGGAGCGGCGGTTCAGGGCTGAGGTTCGCGTCGGCGGTTTCTTCGATGACAACGTCTCCGTCAACCCAGAGCCCAGCGCGGACGCGCTCGTCCAGGTGCTGCGGCAGCAGAAGCATGAGAGTCCGGGGTGGCTAGCCAGTCTCCGGTTGGACTACGCGTTTCTCCGGATCGGGTCGGTGGAGGCCACGGCCACGTACTCGTTCTTCACCACTTACAACAACGACCTCCCGAGCTTCAATATCGTGGATCACCTGGGCGGCCTCGGCGTCACCTACCGGAGTACGGTGGGAGCGCTCCCCTATCAACTGGCGCTCCAGTACGCCTACGATTTTCTCACCCTGGACGACGACGAGTTCGTCCAGCGGCATACCGTGGCGCCGGTGGCGGCTTTGGTCGAGAACCTCAACAACCTCACCGCCCTCCAGCTCCGGTATCAGAACAAGCAGTTCGCTAACGACACGAACATCCCCAGAGAGGACAAGCGCGACGGCAACAACTGGATGGCTGGCCTCACCCATATCTTCCGTTTCGAAGGCGACAAGCATCTCCTCAAGCTCGGATACCAGTGGGACTTCGACGACACCGAAGGGCCGAGCCGTCGCGGGAAGAATTTCAGCTACCTAGGGCATCGGGTCCTTGCGGGCCTCCAGTACACGCTGCCCTGGGCGGGGCTGCGCTTTAAATACGACTTCGACATCCACCTGCGGGATTACCGGAACACGAACACGCTGCTCCCCGTGGCGAGCCCGAACACGAAGGAGCGGTTCGACACCGAGTCCACGCATATGGTCGGGCTCACGCTTCCCCTCCCCTACGACCTCACCCTGGCCGCCGAGTATCAGCGGATCGTGAGCCGCTCC